The genomic window AAATAAGGAGTGGACGGGCTGTTTCGTTGCTGAATTGAAAATGCGATCGCTGAGGTTGGGACGGAGTATGGTCGGCTGCTTTCAACCTATTACTAGAAAAATTTCCTACTATTTTTGTACGAAAATCTATTTTGTAAGTGATAACACCGTAATTTTAAAAGCTCTATTATTGGCTAAGATTATTTATTTTTAGTCCAAGAATTGATTGCTCTTTATCCTGCATGATAAATTTAGAACTATTAATGCTAATAACTTCATAATTTTCTGGGATAAACATAGAACTTAAAGTAGCAAAAATATCTGCCATAGAAATCTTAAACATTAGCGGTATCTCTAAATTCAAAAGGGATTTTGGCAGTTTTCTAACATTTAAATGTAATTTTCCCTCACTGACGTACCATATACCAGTAAATTGATTACCTGTTATCAATTCCCTAGGTTTATTGAAAAAAAATGTTTGGATTCTGGTTTGCTCATAGGTCATATCATTATTAAATTGAATATTTATTTTTTCCGAAGACGTATCAAAACGCCATTTTCCCAAAAGTAGAATTTCTATTTCTAAATCAGAATGTTTACTATTACTCATGTGTATCCTCAAATTAGCTTTAGCTTTAATTTTTCTTATTATTAACAAATATGCAATTAATACCTAGTACCACTACGAGGAAGTTAAATTTAATGACAACTTTTTACACGAGAAAAGAATAAGTGCATTTGCCAAACTAACCAAGACTTTACCCTCCAAGCTCCCATAGAAAGGTTTTCTGTAGATGATTTCGGGGATAAGTCAACGCTATCTTGGTCATAGTGTAACCATTTTGCTGGTAGGTGTCCCATCGGTGTCATAGGGGACAATTGAAAAGTTAGTTGCTCATAGTCTAACCAGTTTCCCTCTTTTCGCCAACCAAGGCGATCGCCCAATCTTTTTTCTGTTTCATAATCTACTTGACCACCCATTTCGCTCCAGATAGTTTGCTGAATATTGAAGCCGAAATAGCCATAACTATAGTGTTCCCAAAGGTGATCAATGGTATGGATATCTTGACAAGAAAAGTTTTCAATATCTTCCTGATAAACGTCATTCCAATAATTCTTGTTCATGATTTTTAGCATTAATTTAGTGGTTTCAATATCGGCTTCTTTCCACTGATGCTGCACGAGAAGATCCCGCAATTGGGTATAATCAATATCTTTATTGCTGGGAAATTCTTTTGTCAACGTACCATTTTTATTAGTCAATCCCATCAATTCTGTTTCTTCAACAGCAGATATAGGTGCTGTAACAAAATTTACTTCTGCTATGTCTAGCACTTTTCTTTGATCGGTGAGTTGCTTGGATATATAGTTTGATATTAAATCAATACCTTGGTCTAAAAAAATGACATTTTCGCTCAAATCAAAATTATGGATTTGCCAATCTAATAATTGAGATTGAGTAAAAGCATCTTTTAATCTGGATTTTTTTTCATAACTTGTCACCATGAAATCGAGAAAGGTTTCAGAAATATCCTCAGTTTCTTCAAGGTTAAATAAATTTGACTGATACTTTAAAATATTATCCCCTAGGTTTTTAATATCACTGACAGTTGCGTAAAAATATTCATCTACTTTTACGACTTCATCTATTAAAGATTGAAAGGGACTAAAGTATTCTTGTAAATAATTATCAAAATTGATGGCAGTATGGGCAATTTTTGCTATTTCTTGACGAATTTTATAAGCTTTTTTTTGATATTCATAAATTTCTTGGGATACTTCTAAATCTTTAACTATTTTCTGAACAATTTCTTTTTGATTTTTGGTATCTTCTGCAAGTTTTTTAATTCCTTCACCAATCAAGCTGATTTTTTCTAACATTAAAAAATAAGCATTACTCAACAGCAAAACTGCTTTAAAATTTTCTTGTTGTTCCCATTTTAGCCCATCAAGAATTTTGAGATTTTCATGATTTTTAAGCTCTAATTTTCTTCTTTCATCTTCTAAAGTTTTTATTTCTAAATATTTTTGTTTGAATAAGTTTTTTAAATCGTCAGTTAGGGTTAACAAAAACTGATGGTAACTATCCTTATAATTTTCTAGAAAATCAATAATATGGCTGTAGTCCTTAATGAATAATTGGATTTCAGCAAAAATTTCTCCCTGACTAATTGCTTTTTTTCGCTTAATTATCCCGCCAAACTGATAATGATATCGAACACCTTCTTTAATTAGGGTTTGACGTTCTCTAATTTTTTTTTGAACTGTTTTTACACCATTATTTTTGAGGACGGGTAATTGATAGGTTCGTTCGTAAATTGAAATAGCTTCGTAAGTAATTAGTTGTCTTTGCTGTTTAGTTAGCATAAACTTGATGTTCAAAACTATGAATAGTTGTTAAGCCCTTACCCATTTCAAAACCTTCGGGTCTTTGTCATAACGGTAGGTAAAGCCATCCTTAGCAGTAACGGACTTCCCAAGGCTAGCCTTGCTTCTGATAGTGTTAATACTAGAGTCTGTTAATGTTTGCATTTCCTTATGAGAAAGTCCTACGATGGTCGCTATTTCTATCGCGATTTCTGGTGGATTTGGGAATTCATTATTAGGTAAAACATCTATTTTAATTTCTAAATTTTCTGGGTAATTAATGACAATTGCTTGTTCTTTTTGCAGCCGATAATCCTGCACAGTCACAAGTTGCCAACTAGAATCTTGTGATAGTTCCAAAACCCATTGATGATAATTAAATAGGCTTTCCCGATGTCCAACACTGATAAATGTTGTTTTTGTTTCTTGTAACTGTTGATATAAATTTTCTTCATTATGCAAATCTAAAGCACTTGTTGCTTCATCTAAGATAGTGAAGCTAGGACGAGTTACTAATAGGCGTGCGAATGCAAGACGTTGTTGTTCTCCCAACGAGAGGATATTTTCCCAAGGAACTTCTTTATCAAAGCCATCGATGCGACTAAGTAAGTTTTGCAGATTAACTTCTTGTAAAATTGCTTCGAGTTGGCGATCGCTCATTTTGCGGTCTTTATGGGGATAGAGTAACTGTTCGCGCAGAGTTCCCAAAATTATGTAAGGACGCTGGGGTAAGAATAAGACTTCTTCTAGGGGCGGTCTCACCAGACGACCTGTTCCGGCGTTCCACAAACCAGCGATCGCTCTCAACAGAGAACTTTTACCTCTACCACTAGGCCCAACAATTAATAACCCCTCTCCAGGTTGAACACTCAAGGACAAATTTTCGACGATCAGCTGTTCATAGTTGGGTGTTTGTAAAGTGACATTCTCGAAAGCCAACCGTTTTTCTTCTACTGTTTTAATGGTACTGACTTTTTCTGGTACTTTGGTGACACCTTCTAAGGCCTCCGAGAGTTCAACTAAACGCTCAATATAACTAGAAACTCTTCCTGAACTCGCAAATTCTCTGATTAATTCGGCTATAGCATTGGCAAAAAGATTACAAGCTATACTAGCTTGGGCAATTTCTCCAAAATCAATCTGTCCTTGAATTTGTAACGGGCCGAATACTATAAATGGAAATATTTGGATAACAGCCTGATATCCTCGATTAAAAATATCCTGACTTCTCTCCCAATTAATCTTGCGTTTAGTATTTTGAATAATTTTATTAAATCTGCGCTGAATTATATTTAATTCTTGGTCTTCTCCCTGAAAAAAAGCTATAGATTCAGCATGATTACGAACATGAGTTAGGCTATAAGTATGGTCGGCTGCTAATTCGAGTTCCTCTTGTTTAATCTTATTTAATTGTTGAGCCAAGTAAACAGCAATTAAATTGCCGACTATGGTATAAGCCACCAATACAATTGTCACGAATTGGGAAAGAGCCCAAAGAATTATTAAAAAAGTTGCCATTTCTAGAACTTTTTCTAGAAAAGTCGCTGAAAATCTCAGAGCATTACTGGTTAAAGGTTCGAGTTCTTGAGATATTTGCTGATCTGGATTATTAACGTCGGATTTAAAGTTTATTTTATAATAAGCACGATTACTTAAATATTTTGATAAAATCTGGCTATTAAGCCATTGATACCAATCAAGAGCGATTTGTTTTCTGACAAATTGAGAAACTCCTACTAAAAGTGTGACTGCAACCAGGGCAGCACCGTAAAGGAATAATGTATCAATAAATTTCTTTAAATCTTTTTCTTCAGTAATGACATCAAGTAAATAGCGGGTAACGAAGCTATTAAAAACAGTTACACCAACAAGTGCGACGATTAATAATATCAGGATAATCAGCATTGCCCATGACCGAAGGACATCGGAAAATGCTCTTCCGTTTGCCTCTGTGGGATACCAATAAGGCCCAGCGATCGCTCTCACATTCTGCCAAAATTGATTAGTAGATGGAGCAGAATCTTTTTTTGAGGATTGATTACTAAAAGTGGTAGCTTGCATCTTGGAAAAATTATTTTAGTCTCTTGAGCCTGATTACATTTCAAAATTCAATACTCAGGAGTGGAAATCCAGAATTGATCAGCAATTCAGCATTACTCAAATGTTCCCCTGAGTGTTTAACTTTAACTATTTTGAATTCTGAGTTGTAAATTTTCACGATGGATTATTTAAAGATACCATCTTCCCATAGTTCTAAGACTTCGTTAGCTGTAAAGTAGCGTTCTTGTTCAGCCGCAAGAGATTTGATTACGGAACGCATTTGCTCGTACTGCTTTCTGGGTTGAGGATTATGCAGTTGCTTTTCAAATAGATATTGAAAATTACTGACTCCACTCCATTTGCCAAATACAACATTTATCTTGTTATAAGGAAATACTGCATAGCTCTTGGGGTCACGAAACAAAGAATTGACATGGATACCTGATTCGTGGGTTTGTGCCGTTTGAGAGTAAGGGGGTGCGGGACGAATCCCTAGTTGCTCAATGTAATTAGTTACTTTAGCGATCGCATCATAGTTAATCCCCTCGACTTCAATTCCAAAACGGACTCGCAAACCATTTAACACCTGCTCAATGGCGACATTTCCGGCTCTTTCCCCCAAACCACAAAATGTCCCCGAAACTAAACTTGCGCCAGCCATGAGAGACTGAAGAGTATTTTCCAGAGCCAATCCCAGATCGTTGTGGTAATGTAACCCCAATGCTACCCCTGTAGTGGATTGCAACAAGTCGTTAACCCAGATATAGCTCTTTTCTGGAGTGAGAACCCCCACGGTATCACACAGTAGGAAGTGTTCGATATAAGGACTGCATGAGCGAATACATTCTACTAAAAAGTCAAAATCGGCTCTAGAAGCATCCTCTGCCGCAAAATCAACTCTGAGTCCAGCGACTTTTGTCGCATAGTGCAGATTTTCTACAATGACATCAATAGCATTTTGACGAATTTTATTGATGATGTGGGATGGGATATCGTCATCAATGGTTTTGCCTTGGTATTCGCTCATGAGGCGAATTTGGGGATCTCGCAAAAACAGCAGTCGATCAGAAACGGCATGGAACAGAATGATGCGCTTAACTCCGCAGTTCTTCGCATGATCGATGTACTCTTTTCCCATCATCGTATCAGCCGTAATTAGACCATCCCATCCCTCTGATACTAATGATTTAACTAACTCTGCTTCTTGTTCACAGACACAAGGCATGATGCCAAGTCCATCAACTCCTGTTTGAGTAATCAGATGGGCAAGTTTTTGTTTAGTTGGATAAGAGAAAAAAATGCCTACTTGTTGTTCTCCATCCCGCAGGGTTTCATCGAAAATTTTGATCGGAAGGGTTTGCATTGTGTTGTACCAATCTAAAATTCAAAATTAAGAAAATCAGGTTAATGATTGTGGGCGTTGGCGTTCCGCCCACTATAGGCGATCGCCTTGACAGGTTAAGACATCATCATCAGTAATTGAGTGGCTAATATTTTTACATTGGGTTCATAAAGCATTCGACCGTGGTTTCCAGGAATAGATATCACTTTGACAGGGTTTTTGGTGTATGATTGCCATCCCCAATCGGGTAAATCATGATGGGACATAGCTTGGAGTTCTTGCAAGAGAATTTCATGAACTTCTTGAGCGCGGAATAAAACAATCGGGGCAGAAATTTGATGAGTAGGCTGGTAATTGGCATAATTGCGCGTAACCACTTTCATTACTTGCATATTGGTTTTGAGTAAAGAAAGGCTGGAGTGTTCCGGTAGGACGTTATATTTGTATAAATACTCTGCTGCCAAATCCCAACGGCCTTGATCATCCGGTTGAGAAGCTAAATCAGCATATTCCAAACCGAGAGAAATTCCCTTTAAAGCTTCAATCCGTTGAAGTAATTGCCAAATCCAATCAATTTCTGCCCGATTAGTTAGATACTCAGGATGAGTAACCAGTCCAGCGTCCAATATAGCCAGTAAACTCACCTTTTGGCCTTGTTGTTCCAATTGGACAGCCATTTCAAAAGCAACGGCACAACCTGAAGAGTATCCTGCTAATATGTATGGACTCTGAGGTTGCTTTTGGCGTAACAGTTCAATCAGTTGACTTGCATGAAGTTCTACTGAGTCTGGAATTGCTCTGAGTCCGTCTCTTCCTGGGGTTTCCAATCCATAAACTGGATGCTCATTGCCTAAATTAATAGCCAAATCTTGAAAATAGAATCCGTGTCCGTTTGCGCCGGGTAAACAAAATAGAGGGGTTGCATTTCCTTGAGGTTGGAGTGAGAGTAAATCAGGATGGGACTTTTGCACCTCTGTATGAGAGAGTTGTTCGGCTAGTTGAGCAATGGTAGGGTTCTGAAATAAACTACTCAAAGAAAGTTGTTGCTCAAACTCCTGTTGAAGATGATTGAGCAATTTCACCGCCAATAAAGAATGTCCACCCAGGTCG from Nostoc sp. UHCC 0870 includes these protein-coding regions:
- a CDS encoding ABC transporter ATP-binding protein/permease, giving the protein MQATTFSNQSSKKDSAPSTNQFWQNVRAIAGPYWYPTEANGRAFSDVLRSWAMLIILILLIVALVGVTVFNSFVTRYLLDVITEEKDLKKFIDTLFLYGAALVAVTLLVGVSQFVRKQIALDWYQWLNSQILSKYLSNRAYYKINFKSDVNNPDQQISQELEPLTSNALRFSATFLEKVLEMATFLIILWALSQFVTIVLVAYTIVGNLIAVYLAQQLNKIKQEELELAADHTYSLTHVRNHAESIAFFQGEDQELNIIQRRFNKIIQNTKRKINWERSQDIFNRGYQAVIQIFPFIVFGPLQIQGQIDFGEIAQASIACNLFANAIAELIREFASSGRVSSYIERLVELSEALEGVTKVPEKVSTIKTVEEKRLAFENVTLQTPNYEQLIVENLSLSVQPGEGLLIVGPSGRGKSSLLRAIAGLWNAGTGRLVRPPLEEVLFLPQRPYIILGTLREQLLYPHKDRKMSDRQLEAILQEVNLQNLLSRIDGFDKEVPWENILSLGEQQRLAFARLLVTRPSFTILDEATSALDLHNEENLYQQLQETKTTFISVGHRESLFNYHQWVLELSQDSSWQLVTVQDYRLQKEQAIVINYPENLEIKIDVLPNNEFPNPPEIAIEIATIVGLSHKEMQTLTDSSINTIRSKASLGKSVTAKDGFTYRYDKDPKVLKWVRA
- a CDS encoding 2-isopropylmalate synthase, with the translated sequence MQTLPIKIFDETLRDGEQQVGIFFSYPTKQKLAHLITQTGVDGLGIMPCVCEQEAELVKSLVSEGWDGLITADTMMGKEYIDHAKNCGVKRIILFHAVSDRLLFLRDPQIRLMSEYQGKTIDDDIPSHIINKIRQNAIDVIVENLHYATKVAGLRVDFAAEDASRADFDFLVECIRSCSPYIEHFLLCDTVGVLTPEKSYIWVNDLLQSTTGVALGLHYHNDLGLALENTLQSLMAGASLVSGTFCGLGERAGNVAIEQVLNGLRVRFGIEVEGINYDAIAKVTNYIEQLGIRPAPPYSQTAQTHESGIHVNSLFRDPKSYAVFPYNKINVVFGKWSGVSNFQYLFEKQLHNPQPRKQYEQMRSVIKSLAAEQERYFTANEVLELWEDGIFK
- a CDS encoding GUN4 domain-containing protein; this encodes MLTKQQRQLITYEAISIYERTYQLPVLKNNGVKTVQKKIRERQTLIKEGVRYHYQFGGIIKRKKAISQGEIFAEIQLFIKDYSHIIDFLENYKDSYHQFLLTLTDDLKNLFKQKYLEIKTLEDERRKLELKNHENLKILDGLKWEQQENFKAVLLLSNAYFLMLEKISLIGEGIKKLAEDTKNQKEIVQKIVKDLEVSQEIYEYQKKAYKIRQEIAKIAHTAINFDNYLQEYFSPFQSLIDEVVKVDEYFYATVSDIKNLGDNILKYQSNLFNLEETEDISETFLDFMVTSYEKKSRLKDAFTQSQLLDWQIHNFDLSENVIFLDQGIDLISNYISKQLTDQRKVLDIAEVNFVTAPISAVEETELMGLTNKNGTLTKEFPSNKDIDYTQLRDLLVQHQWKEADIETTKLMLKIMNKNYWNDVYQEDIENFSCQDIHTIDHLWEHYSYGYFGFNIQQTIWSEMGGQVDYETEKRLGDRLGWRKEGNWLDYEQLTFQLSPMTPMGHLPAKWLHYDQDSVDLSPKSSTENLSMGAWRVKSWLVWQMHLFFSRVKSCH